The DNA window AATGCCTCCCTCATTGGATGGATTGTTGTAAGCTCAAACAATTCAACTATATGAAAATTTAGGGGTTTATTCGTTAGGCGACTGTTTAGTTTGCTTAATTTGTGGCTTATCGGTTGTGGGTATctgttgttttatttatttatttcagaaTTGTTGAACAAAGCATTTGACTTGCACTAAAACTTGTCACCAAATCTTGCTTCTTTAATAGATTCTTTTTAGCCTATGATGTTATAATTTACCTGTTCAAAATGCAGCGGTGGGTAGTGAAATGCTTGTTGCTAGACGACTTCGTTTATCATCAGGGAGAGCTACTGCCACTTCACTGCTGATCCCCAAACGAGGTAAGTTACATTTTCTGAAGCAAATAAGCAGGTTATTATGCGGGTTTACTCATGTTcatgattaatttaattgtatttgtttCAACAATAAGCAGGTGTTTCTCGTCTCTTATGGGTGTCCAGCTTTAATCGGCGTGGGAGGTCTTCTGCTGCTCATGCTCCTTCTGAAGTTCCAAAAGCTCAGGAAGTAAGAAAGCGGATTTCCAAAGATGAGAGAAAAGCTTTGATGGAATCATATATTTGCAAGTATGGTCTCTGTTTGGATATTGTTATACTAGATATTATAAGTTGTTAGGTTGCACTATCTTAATGAACCTTTATACTTTGTAAGGTTTCTGAACAATGAATTGTAAGTGGTATGTTGTGGTACTTTTAAGAACATGGATGATGATCTTTCTATACAATGTGGATACATTCTAATAATTTGGTGGCTTTCTACTAAACTCTTTTCCAGATACAGATCAATGAATGGTGGAAAATTTCCCTCTGTTTCTGCTGCTAAGCTTGAGGTTGGAGGCTCCTATTATGTAGTTAGACAACTTCTTCAAGAGATTGAATACGGATATAAAACATCCTCCTCGGACATGAAGAATGAAAAACTCGTCGAACAGAAAAAACCTTCCATCATTCCCAAAGCGAACGGCAGTGAATTGACCAAGGAATGTAAAATCAAGGATCAATCTAAGAAAATAGTTAATGATGATGTACTTGGCGATTCTACTGTCCAAAATGTTGAATATAAGGCAACACCAAATCCTACCTCTTCATTTAGTGGTGTTTTGCCCAAGAAAACTCTAGACACTAAACCCGAAGTAAGAATTGAATCAGTTCTACTCATATGTTTTTTTGGTGGACTTTGTGTCGAAAAGTCACAGGTCTTAAGTTTTTAGATAGAAACCTATAATATGATGGGGCATCCATAATTTGTTTTTTGTCTTTTTGCTCAGTATATACTCTGATCATTCATTATCATGGCATTATGATTTGAGGGTCATTTTCCATGCAGGTTGATACATCTAGAGATTTTTCAAATCAAAGTCCCATGGTGAATGACGGAGAAGCTGAAGGAATTTCAAAGAAACTCGTTGCTAAAAACAAgcagagaaaagaaaagaaacaatTCGTCAAAGATTCAACTGTAGATGATAAAACTCAAAAGGTAGTAACTTCAAGGGAGGATAGCAATTTAAGTGATGCTGTGGAATCAAGTAAAGAGTCGAGGAAGAAAGCTGGGGAAGATTTGTACCGTTCTGGAAAAGTGAAACACAATATGAAAAAAGAAGCGTCTTTTGAGGATACATTAAATCGAGGTGACCTACACAAAGATAAATCTGAGAAGTAAGTTTTGTTCTTCTCTATGGCTTCAGTTCTGGTATTCTTCCTCTAATTTGTGATAAATTTACACGTGAGAATGTTTTTCATAATCAAAACTGGTCAAAACATATGATTAGCTCATGTGAAATTTTGGGAATAAAATCCAAGATGAAACCTCCTCGACGATGATCCCCATATTCACCAATTAATTGGTCTCTTATAGCTGAGAAATGTATAGATTATATAAAAGAGCatgtttgagaaattttttctttctcttataTAAAAAACCCTATTTGATAATGGATATGAATACAATATGGCCTTTGTAATGTAGGTGATAAGACAGCATGCCCTTTGAAGAAATTAAGAAGGGTATTatgtattttagttgatgatggaataaagggttatttggattaaactAGGCCTAAGAAGAACAGTTAAATCAATTGATATGTGATTGCTtcaatttaatacttaattgtACTGCCTTGTATCTGTGCAGTATTGACATACATTGTGTTGCTTATTATTATTTGCAGGGACATGGCCATTAAGAAGCATGAAGAAGCCCCCGAGGAATCATCATCATTTTGGGGAAGTCTTAAATCCTTGGCAGCTGGAGTCATTAAAATATGGAGTAATAAACGGTAAAATCTATCTTATGGAATAATTAGATGAGTAGTAATCAGTGATTTCATTGTCTGTCTATTTATTCATGTCAAGAATTTGAGTACAGATAGTTAGATATTAATGGCATGTCTACTTCTGCCAACTATTTTTGCTTCCCCGGTCCTCTTCCTTCCCATTTTAGTGAAATGGCTTTGTTTGAAAGGCCTTAGAGGTTAAAGTGGGGGGGTTGGGTTGGATTAGATTGGTGTAAATTTAAGATTCCTCATATGCCTGC is part of the Impatiens glandulifera chromosome 1, dImpGla2.1, whole genome shotgun sequence genome and encodes:
- the LOC124922348 gene encoding uncharacterized protein LOC124922348, producing the protein MDCSVGSEMLVARRLRLSSGRATATSLLIPKRGVSRLLWVSSFNRRGRSSAAHAPSEVPKAQEVRKRISKDERKALMESYICKYRSMNGGKFPSVSAAKLEVGGSYYVVRQLLQEIEYGYKTSSSDMKNEKLVEQKKPSIIPKANGSELTKECKIKDQSKKIVNDDVLGDSTVQNVEYKATPNPTSSFSGVLPKKTLDTKPEVRIESVLLICFFGGLCVEKSQVLSF
- the LOC124921908 gene encoding uncharacterized protein LOC124921908, with the translated sequence MVNDGEAEGISKKLVAKNKQRKEKKQFVKDSTVDDKTQKVVTSREDSNLSDAVESSKESRKKAGEDLYRSGKVKHNMKKEASFEDTLNRGDLHKDKSEKDMAIKKHEEAPEESSSFWGSLKSLAAGVIKIWSNKR